Proteins from a genomic interval of Quercus lobata isolate SW786 chromosome 11, ValleyOak3.0 Primary Assembly, whole genome shotgun sequence:
- the LOC115966733 gene encoding transcription factor UNE10-like, with protein MSYLTDKALMLDEVIEYLKQLQAQVQMMSRMSMPPMMLPMAMQQQRQMSMMAPMGMGMGMGMGLGMGMDMNNINRSNITGISPVLHSTAFMPMTSWDAGSGDRIQATSPTVLCISNKNKTQRAKSCKVLPLHFPLRRMDTNKFADLRADGYIAISFL; from the exons ATGTCGTACCTG ACTGACAAGGCTTTAATGCTTGACGAAGTGATTGAATATCTGAAGCAATTGCAAGCTCAAGTCCAAATGATGAGCAGAATGAGTATGCCACCAATGATGTTACCAATGGCCATGCAACAACAACGACAGATGTCCATGATGGCACCAATGGGCATGGGGATGGGAATGGGCATGGGACTTGGTATGGGGATGGACATGAACAATATCAATCGGTCCAACATCACTGGCATCTCTCCTGTTCTTCACTCTACTGCTTTCATGCCTATGACCTCATGGGATGCCGGCTCTGGTGACCGGATACAAGCTACTTCACCCACG GTACTCTGCATAAGCAATAAGAACAAAACGCAGAGAGCAAAGAGCTGCAAAGTGCTACCACTTCATTTCCCCCTTAGAAGAATGGACACGAACAAATTCGCTGATCTTCGCGCCGACGGGTACATAGCTATctcttttctttag